Proteins co-encoded in one Quercus robur chromosome 8, dhQueRobu3.1, whole genome shotgun sequence genomic window:
- the LOC126694148 gene encoding TMV resistance protein N-like, giving the protein MALQINDGASSSFTPRFIHDVFLSFRGEDTRYNFTSHLYQALCDKGFNTFIDNDLRRGEEISTELLKAIELSMISIVVFSDNYASSGWCLDELVKILECRNNGQMVLPVFYKVDPSEIRKQKGKVGVALTQHEEKLKDNKEKVQMWRTALTKATNLSGFHYKEGCIESETQFIQRIIKEILVTKLNRIQLFVTKHPVGIDSRANAIELLLDMKSNDVRMVGIHGLGGVGKTTIAKAIYNRIANFFELSCFLEDVKEKSETNDGIIKLQEMLLSKISRGTYVKVDSVPKGIIMIKERLCHTRLLLILDNVVDSEVMVNLLGECNWFALGSRVIITTRDKQVLNTFGKDHPIYELKELNQSESRELFNLYAFQKIEPEETYSEVTEQIIHYANGLPLALKIIGSDLCGKSICEWKSALEKYKNIPHEKIQEKLKISYDGLGRAEKDIFLDISCFFKGLKKDYVVNILDACNLYPDYGIRKLIDKCLITVGQSGNLWMHDLLQQMGREIVQQESKELGERSRIWCFEDAEELLTTNMGSSKIRGIMCCSPHPIKMQIEAKVFEKMVNLKFLIVRNVHICEELEYLPNGLTLLQWPEFPFSLPSKYYPRQLVELEMPRSLIRLETTFKLGIQLKYLKYINLKGCESITKLPELCTPSLETLNLSYCQNLVEVHESVGFLDKLQVWDLQGCGKLQTLPNNLMLKSLVEFVLRDCLMLEKFPNIHPEMKCDNLNLRGSGIRELPSSIKYLTGLHGLNLEDCENLRYLPDDIYKLQHLLGLYIPTAKLRQTYNYLDGFSKYGFLRLTSLSFRGNKNIIELDFLMKPEYFPVLISLNLSATNIVSIPESLSRFTSLAILDIQHCKQLREIPRLPQSVENVNASKCYSLNPQSLSTLLNQVGEILGILPNKACKGARSRILMDPQTSSSELLNDGKFDIILPVTEIPKWLNLNHESDRDVVSFWVGRKFPNIFSVCFALGPANYPRMSSCEVFLSINGCEKRLLTATPIYADELSDDLWIFSLSNYELQERLNESNPSEQNYVEVICEIKDRLVVMDRVKNHPRRWGVRVECICCSQKSDVFHLPSPSARHNCCGSDMNQWAVNNGGDSGHLCGRRRRNHRPTYARRRQKHYLSHFGWLRIRFRLWKRSFRPTLPTAMLMSRASREMEEDSGLSMAHSYFNDGFNSKLYPPSKKARKS; this is encoded by the exons ATGGCTCTCCAGATCAATGACGGAGCCTCCTCTTCTTTCACTCCCCGATTTATCCATGACGTTTTCTTAAGTTTCAGAGGGGAAGATACCCGCTATAATTTTACAAGTCATCTATATCAAGCTTTATGTGATAAGGGTTTCAACACCTTCATAGATAATGATCTTCGGAGAGGAGAAGAAATCTCAACAGAACTTCTTAAAGCTATTGAATTGTCAATGATTTCAATCGTTGTGTTCTCTGATAACTATGCATCTTCCGGTTGGTGCTTAGATGAACTTGTAAAGATTCTTGAATGTAGGAATAATGGACAGATGGTTCTCCCTGTATTTTACAAAGTGGATCCGTCAGAAATACGTAAACAAAAGGGAAAAGTTGGAGTAGCACTAACtcaacatgaagaaaaattgaagGATAACAAGGAGAAAGTTCAGATGTGGAGGACAGCTTTGACTAAAGCAACTAACTTGTCTGGGTTCCATTACAAGGAGGG CTGTATTGAATCTGAAACTCAATTTATCCAGAGAATTATTAAAGAGATATTAGTTACTAAATTGAATCGCATTCAGTTATTTGTTACTAAACACCCAGTTGGAATAGATTCTCGTGCAAATGCTATCGAATTGCTCTTAGATATGAAGTCAAATGATGTTCGCATGGTAGGGATTCATGGTCTTGGAGGAGTAGGTAAGACTACAATTGCAAAGGCTATTTATAACAgaattgctaatttttttgaattgagTTGCTTTCTAGAGGATGTTAAAGAAAAGTCGGAAACAAATGATGGCATAATCAAACTACAAGAGATGCTTCTTTCTAAGATCTCACGGGGCACATATGTAAAGGTAGATAGTGTACCTAAAGGAATTATTATGATAAAGGAAAGGCTTTGTCATACAAGACTTCTTTTAATTCTTGACAATGTGGTTGACTCAGAAGTGATGGTAAATTTGCTTGGAGAATGTAATTGGTTTGCTCTAGGAAGTCGAGTCATTATAACAACAAGAGACAAACAAGTGCTAAACACTTTTGGAAAAGATCATCCAATTTATGAGCTTAAGGAATTAAATCAATCTGAATCTCGTGAACTCTTCAACCTGTATGCCTTCCAAAAAATTGAACCGGAGGAAACTTATTCAGAAGTTACAGAGCAAATCATACATTATGCCAATGGCCTTCCATTAGCTCTTAAAATAATTGGTTCTGATCTGTGTGGAAAAAGTATATGTGAATGGAAAAGCGCATTGGAAAAGTATAAAAACATACCTcatgaaaaaattcaagaaaaactcaaaataagcTATGATGGACTTGGAAGGGCTGAAAAGgatatttttcttgatatttcatGTTTCTTCAAGGGATTAAAGAAGGATTATGTAGTGAATATATTAGACGCTTGCAACTTATATCCTGATTATGGAATTAGAAAACTTATTGATAAGTGTCTCATAACTGTTGGTCAATCTGGCAATTTGTGGATGCATGACTTGCTTCAACAAATGGGGAGAGAAATTGTTCAACAAGAATCAAAAGAGCTTGGAGAACGTAGCAGGATATGGTGTTTTGAGGATGCTGAAGAACTACTAACTACAAATATG GGATCAAGTAAAATTCGGGGAATTATGTGTTGCTCACCTCACCCGATAAAGATGCAAATAGAAGCTAAAGTTTTTGAAAAGATGGtaaatctcaaatttctaaTAGTTCGTAATGTACACATTTGTGAAGAACTCGAATATCTCCCCAACGGGTTAACGTTGCTTCAGTGGCCTGAATTTCCATTTTCCTTGCCATCCAAATATTATCCTCGACAACTTGTTGAACTTGAGATGCCAAGAAGTCTTATTAGATTGGAGACAACATTCAAATTG GGAATCcaactaaaatatttaaaatatatcaatCTCAAAGGGTGTGAGTCCATTACAAAATTACCTGAGTTGTGTACCCCAAGCCTAGAAACATTGAATCTTTCCTATTGTCAAAATTTAGTTGAGGTTCATGAGTCAGTTGGATTTCTTGATAAGCTTCAGGTATGGGATCTCCAAGGTTGTGGAAAACTTCAAACTCTTCCAAACAACCTCATGTTGAAATCTCTTGTGGAATTTGTTCTTAGGGACTGCTTAATGCTGGAGAAGTTTCCTAAtattcatccagaaatgaaatGTGATAATTTAAATTTACGTGGGAGTGGTATTCGAGAGTTGCCATCATCAATTAAGTATCTCACTGGGCTTCATGGCTTAAACTTAGAGGATTGCGAAAACCTTAGGTATCTTCCCGATGACATCTATAAATTACAACATCTTCTTGGACTATATATTCCCACTGCCAAATTGAGACAGACATACAATTATTTGGATGGCTTTTCCAAATATGGGTTTTTGAGGTTGACGTCCTTGAGTTTCAGGggcaataaaaatataattgaattaGATTTTTTGATGAAACCTGAGTACTTCCCCGTATTGATTTCTCTAAATCTATCTGCAACTAATATTGTTAGCATCCCTGAAAGCCTTAGCAGATTTACTTCATTAGCGATCCTTGATATACAACATTGCAAGCAGCTTCGGGAAATTCCAAGGCTTCCACAATCGGTAGAAAATGTGAATGCAAGCAAATGCTATTCGTTGAATCCACAATCATTAAGCACATTATTGAATCAG gttggagaaattttaggGATTTTACCTAATAAAGCATGTAAAGGAGCAAGAAGTAGGATATTAATGGATCCACAAACATCATCAAGCGAATTATTGAACGATGGTAAATTTGATATTATACTACCAGTAACTGAGATTCCAAAGTGGTTGAACTTAAACCATGAAAGTGATAGAGATGTTGTATCATTTTGGGTTGGTCGCAaatttccaaatattttttctGTCTGTTTTGCTCTTGGACCGGCGAACTATCCACGGATGTCTTCCTGTGAAGTTTTCCTTTCCATCAATGGGTGTGAAAAAAGGCTCCTTACAGCAACTCCTATATATGCAGATGAATTATCCGACGATCTGTGGATATTTTCTTTATCTAATTACGAATTACAGGAACGATTGAATGAGTCAAACCCATCTGAACAAAATTATGTTGAGGTAATATGTGAAATTAAGGATCGTTTGGTTGTGATGGATCGGGTTAAAAACCATCCAAGAAGGTGGGGGGTACGTGTAGAGTGCATCTGTTGTTCCCAAAAATCTGATGTTTTTCACTTGCCGAGTCCCAGTGCTAGGCATAATTGTTGTGGCTCTGATATGAATCAATGGGCTGTCAACAATGGAGGAGATTCTGGACATCTATGTGGACGGCGAAGAAGAAACCATAGACCAACCTATGCCAGACGTCGTCAAAAACACTACCTGTCCCACTTCGGATGGCTTCGAATCCGATTCCGACTCTGGAAAAGGAGCTTTCGTCCAACCCTTCCAACTGCAATGCTCATGTCCAG GGCTTCGAGGGAAATGGAAGAAGATTCAGGGCTTTCAATGGCCCACTCTTATTTCAATGATGGTTTCAACTCCAAGTTGTATCCACCGTCAAAGAAGGCAAGAAAATCTTGA
- the LOC126694149 gene encoding uncharacterized protein LOC126694149, producing the protein MCCGTRICMLCTCLILVVIVIGMLFGFGVFKNGFHKLKDTVTLCDPNVNGSLCGTKRPFLGYTAPPPF; encoded by the coding sequence ATGTGCTGTGGGACTAGGATATGTATGCTGTGTACGTGTCTCATACTTGTGGTGATAGTTATTGGGATGCTGTTCGGGTTTGGAGTGTTCAAGAATGGCTTCCACAAGTTGAAGGACACTGTGACTCTCTGTGATCCTAATGTCAATGGAAGTCTGTGTGGAACTAAAAGGCCCTTCTTGGGTTACACAGCTCCTCCACCTTTCTGA